A region from the Melioribacter roseus P3M-2 genome encodes:
- the rsmB gene encoding 16S rRNA (cytosine(967)-C(5))-methyltransferase RsmB: protein MGSNLYEGVRGHAVKILNRVDRTDAYLDKLLEIELKNSNLSSLDKALLFEIVHGVMRWMGRLDWILTGFYKGQFSKCVPNVKNALRVALYQILFLDKVPDYAAVNEAVEFVKKLQGQKYADLANALLRNIIRNKDGIRYPDPEEDLVAYLSAYYSHPSWMVKRWLARFGRENTEKLLAANNSKPVLALRVNNLVTTMEELKKLLDEVELRYTDSKLLPEFIRLNNLVNITDWKYFKLGYFTVQDESTGLPVKLLKPEPGMRVLDLCAAPGGKSAFIADMMKNEGEIVALDRFDSRLKILEKNLERLKVTNVRTHAIDALEYEDDRLFDRVLVDAPCSGLGTLTKKPDLKWKKDLGDIRKIVNIQYDLLTKGASLLKPGGSLVYSTCTIEPEENYELIIKFLEKNPDFQLEPAGDLIAKDYVDENGYVRTLPHIHGVDGSFAAKITKIK from the coding sequence ATGGGCTCCAATCTGTACGAAGGTGTAAGAGGACACGCTGTCAAAATTCTTAACCGTGTCGACAGAACGGATGCGTATCTCGATAAATTGCTCGAAATCGAATTGAAAAATTCCAACCTCAGCAGTTTGGATAAAGCGCTCCTTTTCGAAATCGTTCACGGTGTGATGAGATGGATGGGGCGACTCGATTGGATTCTAACAGGATTTTATAAGGGGCAATTCTCTAAATGCGTTCCAAACGTAAAGAATGCTCTGAGAGTGGCTCTATATCAAATCCTTTTCCTCGACAAAGTGCCCGATTACGCCGCCGTCAACGAAGCTGTTGAATTCGTTAAAAAATTGCAAGGGCAAAAATATGCCGATCTGGCGAACGCTCTCTTGAGAAATATTATCAGAAATAAAGACGGGATCAGATATCCCGATCCCGAAGAAGACCTGGTGGCTTATTTGAGCGCATATTATTCTCATCCTTCGTGGATGGTCAAAAGATGGCTTGCGCGATTCGGCAGGGAAAATACGGAAAAATTGCTGGCGGCAAATAACAGTAAACCGGTGCTGGCTTTGCGGGTTAATAATCTCGTGACGACTATGGAGGAATTAAAAAAACTTCTCGACGAAGTCGAATTGAGATATACCGACAGTAAACTGCTGCCTGAATTTATTAGATTGAATAATCTTGTAAACATCACCGACTGGAAGTATTTCAAACTCGGATATTTTACCGTTCAGGATGAAAGTACGGGACTGCCTGTAAAATTACTGAAACCGGAACCTGGAATGCGTGTGCTCGATTTGTGCGCCGCGCCGGGAGGCAAATCCGCTTTTATTGCGGACATGATGAAAAACGAAGGCGAAATTGTGGCGCTCGACCGATTCGATAGCAGACTCAAAATTTTGGAAAAGAATCTCGAAAGACTCAAAGTAACCAACGTACGTACGCATGCAATCGACGCTCTCGAATACGAAGACGACAGGCTTTTCGACCGGGTGCTTGTTGACGCTCCTTGTTCGGGATTGGGAACTCTTACAAAAAAACCCGATCTTAAGTGGAAGAAAGATTTGGGAGATATCAGAAAAATTGTTAATATTCAATACGATTTATTGACTAAAGGTGCGTCGCTGCTAAAACCCGGAGGCAGTCTTGTTTACAGCACGTGCACAATCGAACCGGAAGAAAATTACGAACTGATAATTAAGTTTCTCGAAAAGAATCCGGATTTTCAGTTGGAGCCGGCGGGTGATCTAATTGCAAAGGATTATGTGGACGAAAACGGTTATGTAAGAACGCTTCCGCATATTCACGGAGTTGACGGCTCGTTTGCGGCTAAAATAACAAAAATCAAATAG
- a CDS encoding helix-turn-helix domain-containing protein, with the protein MAKEALKKFAEELKSLREEKGFTLQQISNHTRIDINFLKQLEEGNFDVLPEIYIKAFIREYADFIGLNPEETVKKYQTASKGKVEELKEELPSASADEKKVLPGSDELFPEYKSSSPDPFNKKYVYIVIAVAAVIFLIYFLFLSDKKSELSIVEPETEAVESQSDRFELDSSVVQKEEQIAAPEDDSLHLYVETTGTVWIKVVCDTVETLQKIVPQNTKLNFKAADKFYVAVGNAAYVKMKFNDKPVEPAGEYAEVRNYYISLDTIRSYLIPVNEKNENESSKKN; encoded by the coding sequence ATGGCTAAAGAAGCCTTGAAAAAATTTGCCGAAGAATTAAAATCCCTTCGTGAAGAAAAAGGCTTTACGCTTCAACAAATCTCAAATCATACCCGCATCGATATCAACTTTCTTAAACAACTCGAAGAAGGCAATTTTGACGTACTGCCTGAAATTTACATAAAAGCGTTTATCAGGGAGTACGCTGATTTTATAGGATTGAATCCCGAAGAAACGGTTAAAAAATACCAAACTGCAAGCAAAGGAAAAGTGGAGGAATTGAAAGAGGAACTGCCGAGCGCCTCGGCTGACGAAAAAAAAGTTTTGCCCGGTTCCGATGAACTTTTTCCCGAGTATAAATCTTCTTCTCCCGACCCGTTTAACAAAAAGTATGTTTATATAGTCATAGCGGTCGCAGCCGTTATTTTTTTGATTTATTTCCTGTTCCTTTCCGATAAAAAATCCGAGCTTTCGATAGTCGAGCCGGAAACTGAGGCGGTGGAATCGCAAAGCGATCGGTTCGAACTCGACTCGTCGGTCGTGCAAAAAGAAGAACAAATTGCCGCGCCTGAAGACGATAGTCTTCATTTATATGTGGAAACTACCGGTACAGTCTGGATTAAAGTGGTATGCGATACGGTAGAAACTCTGCAGAAAATAGTTCCGCAGAATACAAAATTGAATTTCAAAGCGGCGGACAAATTTTATGTGGCGGTTGGCAATGCTGCGTATGTGAAAATGAAATTCAACGACAAACCCGTCGAACCGGCGGGCGAATATGCCGAAGTAAGAAATTATTATATTTCGCTCGATACTATTCGCTCTTATTTAATTCCCGTCAACGAGAAAAATGAAAACGAATCCTCAAAAAAGAATTGA
- the ligA gene encoding NAD-dependent DNA ligase LigA, which translates to MKTNPQKRIEELRRLIKEHDYRYYVLAQPVISDYEYDKLYKELVELEKTYPEYVTPDSPTQRVGSDITNEFKPVAHRIPMLSLSNTYNEEELYDFNRRVKEGLPENEKVEYVCELKIDGVSVSVIYEKGILVRAATRGDGTTGEEITNNVKTIKSLPLSVKTEVEGYRLEDVEVRGEIYMELDDFEKINAERELNGEKTFANPRNLVAGTIKLLDPKAVAKRPLKIFVYYLYSQSEALESQYQNLKLLEAMGLPVNPNYRLCGSIEDVIEFCREWEGKRYTLPYEIDGAVIKVNSIRQQQMLGNIAKSPRWAVAFKFKARQEKTKLKKIVWQVGRTGTLTPVAELEPVFLAGSTISRATLHNIDEIRRKDIREGDTVVIEKGGDVIPKVVSVDLSRRPENSVEVKLPDKCPVCNSKLFKPEGEVAIYCENPACPAQIKGRIAHFASRGAMDINGLGESLINLFVDLGFLKDYADVYSLKTKRDELIKIERLGEKSVDNLLKSIEESKNRSFDKVLFALGIRYVGAGAAQKLAEHFGSIDQLMKADEEEIESIQDIGPSISKSIKRFFSDPKNLDIIERLRKAGLKFKMDEQKKISDKLGGKSFVLTGALSSMSRDKAKELIIANGGKVLSAISKNTDYLVAGEKAGSKLDKARKLGVKIISEDEFLNMIK; encoded by the coding sequence ATGAAAACGAATCCTCAAAAAAGAATTGAAGAACTGCGCCGTTTAATAAAAGAGCACGATTACCGGTATTACGTGCTGGCTCAGCCTGTCATTTCAGATTACGAATATGACAAATTATATAAAGAGCTCGTGGAGCTCGAAAAGACGTATCCTGAATACGTTACCCCCGATTCGCCTACGCAGCGAGTCGGTTCGGATATTACGAACGAATTCAAGCCGGTCGCTCATCGTATCCCTATGCTTTCTCTTTCGAATACGTATAACGAGGAAGAGCTTTATGATTTCAATCGCAGGGTTAAAGAAGGACTTCCCGAAAACGAAAAAGTTGAATACGTATGCGAATTGAAAATTGACGGAGTCTCCGTATCTGTTATTTATGAAAAAGGAATCCTGGTACGCGCCGCTACAAGGGGCGACGGCACAACCGGAGAGGAAATTACAAATAACGTCAAAACCATAAAATCGCTCCCTCTTTCGGTTAAAACGGAAGTAGAAGGATACAGACTGGAGGACGTGGAAGTACGCGGCGAAATTTATATGGAATTGGACGACTTTGAAAAAATTAACGCCGAACGCGAATTGAACGGCGAAAAAACCTTTGCCAATCCGCGTAATCTCGTTGCCGGCACAATTAAATTGCTCGACCCGAAAGCAGTAGCCAAAAGACCTCTCAAAATATTTGTTTATTATCTCTATTCTCAAAGCGAAGCGCTTGAATCGCAGTATCAAAACTTGAAATTACTCGAAGCAATGGGTCTGCCCGTCAATCCCAATTACAGATTGTGCGGTTCGATCGAGGACGTTATAGAATTTTGCAGGGAATGGGAAGGGAAACGTTACACGCTGCCTTATGAAATTGACGGCGCGGTTATCAAAGTAAATTCGATACGTCAGCAGCAAATGCTCGGCAATATTGCCAAATCGCCCAGATGGGCTGTGGCTTTCAAATTCAAAGCCCGTCAGGAAAAAACAAAATTGAAAAAAATTGTTTGGCAGGTAGGAAGGACGGGTACGCTTACGCCCGTAGCCGAATTGGAACCGGTATTTCTTGCGGGCTCCACTATCAGCCGCGCTACTCTTCATAACATCGATGAAATCAGAAGGAAAGATATAAGAGAAGGCGATACGGTTGTAATCGAGAAAGGCGGCGACGTGATTCCAAAAGTAGTGAGCGTAGATTTAAGTCGTCGTCCCGAAAATTCTGTCGAAGTTAAATTGCCCGACAAATGTCCGGTATGCAACTCTAAACTTTTTAAACCTGAAGGCGAGGTTGCAATCTATTGTGAGAATCCGGCATGCCCCGCTCAAATAAAGGGAAGAATAGCTCATTTTGCATCTCGGGGAGCGATGGACATCAACGGATTGGGCGAATCGTTGATTAATTTGTTCGTCGATCTCGGTTTCCTGAAAGATTATGCCGACGTTTATTCTTTGAAAACGAAACGGGATGAATTGATAAAAATCGAAAGGCTCGGCGAAAAGAGCGTGGATAATCTGCTTAAATCGATTGAAGAAAGCAAAAACCGGAGCTTCGACAAAGTTCTTTTTGCGCTCGGTATTCGTTACGTCGGAGCCGGCGCAGCACAGAAACTTGCCGAGCATTTCGGCTCGATAGACCAATTGATGAAAGCAGACGAAGAAGAAATCGAATCGATTCAGGATATCGGACCCAGCATTAGCAAAAGCATCAAACGATTCTTCTCCGATCCCAAGAACCTCGATATTATTGAAAGATTGCGCAAAGCCGGTCTTAAATTTAAAATGGACGAACAAAAAAAAATATCCGATAAGCTCGGCGGCAAATCATTTGTACTTACGGGCGCGCTCTCGTCCATGTCGCGGGATAAAGCAAAAGAATTGATAATTGCCAACGGCGGCAAGGTTCTGTCTGCAATCAGTAAAAATACGGATTACCTCGTAGCCGGCGAAAAAGCGGGTTCCAAGCTCGATAAGGCTCGCAAACTCGGCGTGAAAATTATAAGCGAAGATGAATTTCTGAACATGATTAAATAA
- a CDS encoding STAS domain-containing protein: MNENINYELKKIEDIAIFKLNEKRFDTSIAGFVKGEFTILLHTGDIHKLIIDLSEVEYCDSSGLSAILLAYRILQANDGILRLAAPTKNVKTLIQISQLDRVLYIHNTVDEALQELRKD, from the coding sequence ATGAATGAAAATATAAATTACGAATTAAAGAAAATCGAAGACATTGCGATATTCAAGCTCAACGAAAAAAGATTCGACACTTCGATAGCAGGCTTTGTTAAAGGCGAGTTCACTATTCTGCTTCATACGGGCGATATACATAAACTTATTATTGACCTTTCGGAAGTGGAATATTGCGACAGCTCCGGATTGAGCGCAATACTTCTGGCATATCGTATTCTTCAAGCTAATGACGGAATTCTTAGATTAGCCGCACCCACAAAGAACGTAAAAACACTAATTCAAATCTCTCAGCTCGACAGAGTGCTCTATATCCATAATACGGTGGACGAAGCTTTGCAAGAGCTTCGGAAAGATTAA
- a CDS encoding HAD family hydrolase yields MINPEILRKIKLVVFDLDGTAVDSNDRLNEDTIKLVKLLEEKGVMFTIATGRLAKTVAMHILNLGINIPIIALDGTHIVNPVNDEVLYESHIKEKHVKRALSLAAKYSLTHVLCGADAVYYTTRNTQALELLEKYGAIFKKVDDYNEYVSEVLEIVMMSDYRDNISRAAHKMSFPYVYGVRSNYYKSHDHGGIYYLEIRNIGSSKGKGLIKLCRKLKISVKETAVIGDWYNDISLFETNAVKIAMANAIPELKRLADMITKGDNNNGGINEFLHLLLKARS; encoded by the coding sequence ATGATTAATCCGGAAATATTAAGAAAAATCAAATTGGTAGTTTTCGATCTCGACGGTACTGCGGTCGACAGCAATGACAGACTGAACGAAGATACGATTAAGCTCGTAAAATTGCTCGAAGAAAAAGGAGTGATGTTTACAATTGCCACTGGACGATTGGCCAAAACCGTTGCGATGCATATTTTGAATCTCGGTATCAATATTCCGATTATTGCTCTCGACGGAACTCATATCGTGAATCCCGTTAACGACGAAGTGCTTTACGAGTCGCATATAAAGGAAAAACATGTTAAAAGAGCTTTGTCGCTGGCTGCCAAATATTCTTTGACTCACGTTCTATGCGGAGCCGACGCGGTTTATTATACTACCAGAAATACGCAGGCTTTGGAACTGCTTGAAAAATACGGAGCTATATTCAAAAAGGTTGACGATTACAATGAATATGTATCGGAAGTGTTGGAAATTGTTATGATGAGCGATTACAGGGATAACATTTCGAGGGCGGCTCATAAAATGAGTTTCCCTTATGTATACGGCGTGCGAAGCAATTATTATAAATCGCACGATCACGGCGGCATCTATTATCTCGAAATCCGAAATATCGGGTCGAGTAAAGGTAAAGGCTTAATTAAACTTTGCCGCAAATTGAAAATAAGCGTTAAGGAAACAGCGGTTATCGGAGATTGGTACAACGATATATCGCTTTTTGAAACGAACGCCGTAAAAATAGCCATGGCAAACGCAATTCCCGAATTAAAAAGATTGGCTGATATGATTACCAAAGGCGACAACAATAACGGCGGTATCAATGAGTTTCTTCATCTGCTCTTAAAAGCCAGGTCGTAA
- a CDS encoding HD family phosphohydrolase, with product MSFFKNKNYRTDFKIKLLTAFVTVLLIVFMFPTGETIESEVNVGSIWIQDDLIASKTFEILKDAETYKKERQAAAARVLPVFIRDDNVARASLDSLKRYNKFLQQRLSKEEFFKYIPLSNSSAEIFYRFKRNPASFGNLQIRSFRNLLNLSEELIKRIYQRGLIDQSYQDIKRDSITVRQGKYERIYPKTFFFDISSVSEFIESYLRANAGNNDELVSALTEYILYFLKPNINFSYDDTQMAIQIAMDRVPKVIGIVNENERIVAKHDRITPEIKQKIDSYRIAKGEEITYLGKITQSIGKFLHVGIILLPFILYIYLFRKKIYNDNVRILLISIVFLFVSFFAYLIYQLDLPVEAELLVPVAASSMLLTIIFDSRVGFYGTVVTALIVAGLRGNDYIFAVMNIVAGALAAYTVRDIKNRNQIFRSFIFILMGYFISIVAFGLERFDTLNQMGFSLIYAASNALISPVLTYGLIIFIEKIFTITTDLTLLELTDFNHPLLKELARKAPGTFNHSMVIGTMVESAAEEISANPILARVGAYYHDVGKLAEPTGFVENQSGAENIHDKLKPEESVKIIIDHVVKGIELAKEYNLPQEIIDFIPMHHGTMVIKYFYEKAKELYGEANVKIDGYRYKGPKPNTKETALVMIADACESTVRAMTDPTPQKIENVIDNIIEDRISDGQLDNSTLTFRDIKKIRESFKNILIGQHHKRIRYPKQDEMENNKKEG from the coding sequence ATGAGTTTCTTTAAAAACAAGAATTACAGAACCGATTTCAAGATAAAGCTCCTTACGGCTTTTGTTACCGTATTGCTTATTGTTTTTATGTTTCCGACCGGCGAAACTATTGAGTCCGAAGTAAACGTCGGTTCAATATGGATTCAGGACGACCTGATCGCTTCGAAGACGTTTGAAATTCTCAAAGATGCAGAAACATACAAAAAAGAAAGGCAAGCCGCTGCCGCCAGAGTGCTTCCGGTATTCATAAGAGACGATAACGTCGCCCGGGCAAGCCTCGATTCTCTTAAGAGATACAATAAATTCCTACAGCAAAGATTATCCAAAGAAGAATTCTTCAAATATATTCCGCTAAGTAATTCATCGGCGGAAATATTTTATCGCTTCAAGAGAAACCCGGCGTCGTTTGGCAATTTGCAAATTCGCTCCTTTAGAAACTTGCTTAATTTATCGGAAGAGCTGATAAAAAGAATTTATCAACGGGGACTGATTGACCAGTCCTACCAGGATATTAAAAGGGATAGCATAACGGTTCGCCAGGGGAAATACGAAAGGATATACCCGAAAACTTTTTTCTTCGATATTTCCTCGGTGAGTGAATTTATCGAAAGTTATTTGAGAGCGAACGCCGGCAACAACGACGAATTGGTTTCCGCTCTGACTGAATATATCCTCTATTTCCTAAAACCGAATATTAATTTCAGTTACGACGACACGCAGATGGCTATTCAAATTGCAATGGATCGAGTACCGAAGGTTATCGGAATTGTAAATGAAAACGAGAGGATAGTTGCCAAGCACGACAGGATTACGCCCGAAATAAAACAAAAAATCGATTCATACAGAATTGCCAAAGGCGAAGAGATAACTTATCTGGGTAAGATTACTCAGAGTATCGGCAAATTTCTCCATGTGGGAATTATACTGCTTCCGTTTATTTTGTATATCTATTTGTTCCGAAAGAAAATTTATAACGACAACGTAAGAATACTTCTCATCTCCATAGTATTCCTTTTTGTAAGTTTCTTCGCCTATTTAATATATCAGCTCGACTTACCCGTCGAAGCAGAGCTGCTAGTTCCGGTGGCGGCGTCTTCAATGCTGTTGACTATTATTTTCGATTCGCGGGTCGGATTTTACGGAACGGTTGTAACGGCTTTGATTGTGGCAGGCTTGAGAGGAAACGATTATATCTTTGCCGTTATGAATATAGTCGCGGGCGCGCTTGCGGCATATACCGTAAGGGATATCAAAAATCGGAACCAGATTTTCCGTTCCTTCATTTTTATTCTTATGGGGTATTTTATCAGCATTGTGGCGTTCGGACTCGAAAGATTCGACACTCTGAATCAAATGGGATTCAGTTTAATTTATGCCGCGTCGAATGCGCTGATAAGCCCTGTGCTTACGTACGGATTGATTATTTTTATCGAAAAAATATTTACCATAACAACAGATCTCACGCTGCTGGAGCTGACGGATTTCAATCATCCGTTGCTCAAGGAGCTTGCCAGAAAAGCGCCCGGCACATTCAACCATTCTATGGTAATCGGAACAATGGTGGAATCGGCTGCCGAAGAAATTTCGGCCAATCCGATACTTGCGCGCGTAGGAGCGTATTATCACGACGTCGGTAAATTGGCGGAACCGACCGGGTTTGTAGAAAATCAATCGGGAGCCGAAAATATTCACGATAAATTGAAACCGGAGGAGAGCGTTAAAATTATTATTGACCATGTCGTCAAAGGAATAGAACTGGCGAAGGAATACAATCTGCCTCAGGAAATTATCGATTTCATTCCGATGCATCACGGCACTATGGTAATAAAATACTTTTACGAAAAAGCCAAAGAATTATACGGCGAAGCTAATGTGAAAATCGACGGATACCGTTATAAAGGGCCCAAACCGAATACGAAAGAAACCGCTCTCGTTATGATTGCCGACGCGTGCGAATCGACGGTTCGCGCAATGACGGATCCGACGCCGCAGAAAATTGAAAACGTAATTGACAATATTATTGAAGACCGTATCTCCGACGGACAGCTCGACAATTCTACTCTTACTTTCAGAGATATTAAAAAAATAAGAGAGTCTTTTAAAAATATTCTTATCGGACAGCATCACAAAAGAATACGTTACCCGAAGCAGGACGAAATGGAAAATAATAAAAAAGAAGGGTAG
- the xerD gene encoding site-specific tyrosine recombinase XerD, with product MEAFLKEYSTLLLYEKNLSENTVNSYQSDLKKFFDFLNREGISDPDEVTSEIIAKYFEEIRRIGIDSSTSARYMSAIKGFWNFLESMNYVSSNPTEKLSGVPKSRKLPSVLSVEEIDSILKCVDVSSPIGLRDRAILELFYSSGLRVSELINLRIPDLLFEDEVVRVLGKGSKERYVPVGSSAVYWVNDYLKRGRPFLKNKVKSENIVFLNRRGAKLSRMWIWKIFERYSNEAGIEKEIHPHTFRHSFATHLIEGGADLRAVQEMLGHADISTTQIYTHIDREFVKQTHRDHHPRG from the coding sequence ATGGAAGCTTTTCTCAAAGAATATTCGACTCTTCTTTTGTACGAAAAAAATCTTTCCGAAAATACGGTGAACAGTTACCAATCCGATTTGAAAAAGTTTTTCGATTTTCTAAACAGAGAAGGCATCTCCGACCCGGACGAAGTTACGTCCGAAATTATTGCCAAGTATTTTGAGGAAATAAGGCGGATTGGCATCGATTCCTCCACTTCGGCAAGATATATGTCGGCAATCAAAGGCTTCTGGAATTTCCTTGAAAGTATGAACTATGTTTCGTCGAATCCTACCGAAAAACTTTCCGGAGTTCCCAAGTCGAGAAAACTCCCGTCGGTTCTTTCGGTTGAAGAAATCGATTCGATATTGAAATGCGTGGACGTGTCTTCACCGATAGGATTGAGGGATCGAGCCATATTGGAACTCTTCTATTCGTCCGGTTTGCGCGTTTCGGAATTGATAAATTTGAGAATACCCGACTTGCTCTTTGAAGACGAAGTGGTAAGAGTATTGGGCAAAGGCTCTAAGGAAAGATATGTGCCGGTGGGAAGCAGCGCAGTTTACTGGGTTAACGACTATCTTAAAAGAGGCAGACCTTTTTTGAAGAATAAAGTTAAGTCGGAAAATATAGTTTTCCTGAACAGACGCGGCGCCAAATTATCGAGAATGTGGATCTGGAAAATATTCGAACGTTATTCGAATGAAGCGGGCATCGAAAAAGAAATTCATCCGCACACTTTCAGACATTCGTTTGCAACGCATCTGATTGAAGGAGGCGCCGATTTGAGAGCGGTTCAGGAAATGCTCGGTCACGCCGATATTTCGACTACTCAAATATACACCCATATCGACAGGGAATTTGTCAAACAGACGCACCGGGATCATCATCCGCGCGGATAA
- a CDS encoding TolB-like translocation protein yields MNGKKIKILFLIASIFVLIILCTPEKEVEVSDGYTLVLKESKDSLKLVQYAAALDDSLLTEYEIKKSPQGVYLLTSGNYPSVFEAGKAGFELLAKSGFVNYRIYYKDKFVKDNYRTLLFIGNYHGRQSLYKYDLVKKKSIPYWSRWGRKALSLSYSEDRNYAFIITALSWGIRGEFPFVRDARLYHYRTQRDELNELLYFGRGLQIYSYWENEDTFKVNFTKPDTLDPQILIQSIYAFDKEGAYSNLYERRFDLTKDGFPKPSALKPISVSPNGKFHFRYIFENGESFIYLKNLEENKEVLIKEYEGELSHTQWSPDESYLFLTFKPKGNNRKPELIVINNNSMKIQRTFYGPYYMNLLVHGNLLFFDEENNGISGIGIYDYANDKIYDRINIPGGCGLKFML; encoded by the coding sequence ATGAACGGTAAAAAAATCAAAATATTGTTTCTGATTGCCTCGATTTTTGTTCTGATCATACTTTGCACTCCCGAAAAGGAAGTTGAAGTAAGCGACGGCTATACTCTGGTGCTGAAAGAATCGAAAGATTCTTTGAAACTCGTTCAATACGCCGCCGCGCTTGACGACTCCTTGTTGACCGAATATGAGATTAAAAAAAGCCCTCAGGGCGTTTATCTCTTGACGTCGGGGAATTATCCGTCAGTATTCGAAGCGGGTAAAGCCGGATTCGAATTGTTGGCAAAATCCGGATTCGTCAACTACCGGATTTATTACAAAGATAAATTCGTAAAAGATAATTATAGAACATTATTGTTCATAGGAAATTATCACGGCAGGCAGTCGCTCTACAAATACGATCTTGTAAAAAAGAAATCGATTCCGTACTGGAGCCGCTGGGGCAGAAAAGCGCTATCTCTCAGTTATTCCGAAGACAGAAATTATGCGTTTATAATTACCGCTTTGAGCTGGGGAATTAGAGGCGAGTTCCCGTTCGTAAGAGACGCCAGATTATACCATTATCGGACTCAAAGAGACGAACTGAATGAATTGCTTTATTTCGGTAGAGGTTTGCAGATTTATTCTTATTGGGAAAACGAAGATACATTCAAAGTAAATTTTACTAAACCGGATACATTGGATCCGCAAATACTTATTCAATCGATCTATGCATTCGACAAAGAAGGCGCTTACTCAAATTTATACGAGAGAAGATTCGATTTGACAAAGGACGGATTTCCCAAACCGTCGGCTTTGAAACCGATTTCGGTTTCGCCGAATGGAAAATTCCACTTCCGATATATATTTGAGAACGGCGAAAGTTTTATCTACCTGAAAAACCTCGAAGAGAATAAAGAAGTTCTGATTAAGGAGTATGAAGGAGAATTGTCGCACACACAATGGAGCCCCGATGAAAGCTATCTGTTCCTTACTTTTAAGCCAAAGGGAAATAACAGAAAACCCGAATTGATTGTTATCAACAATAATTCTATGAAGATACAACGAACTTTTTACGGACCTTATTACATGAATTTATTAGTTCACGGAAACTTATTATTTTTTGACGAAGAAAATAACGGTATATCCGGCATCGGAATATACGATTATGCAAACGATAAAATATACGATCGCATTAATATTCCCGGAGGATGCGGTCTTAAATTTATGTTATGA